Proteins encoded by one window of Cannabis sativa cultivar Pink pepper isolate KNU-18-1 chromosome 4, ASM2916894v1, whole genome shotgun sequence:
- the LOC115714193 gene encoding uncharacterized protein LOC115714193 isoform X2 encodes METQGRRVVIRSEKTLTNRRRINKERKMALLQDVDKLKKKLRHEENVHRALERAFTRPLGALPRLPPYLPSSTLELLAEVAVLEEEVVRLEEQVVNFRQGLYQEAVYVCSKRNVENSSDSSSMDQTTPVRNAKHHRSKSMSQFDFNSATSSPAAAAAARSQQPSLCRTTSSRKLLPNDAISVRSGGCSASTSTTRQGQGQANNNNGKLSTRKLEPIPSISEDGRGKENRLWSNFVRASPEKKVDHKPSPDKRNTKMVVTPVKKPPMKQEPKDKTTTPDQFKLQLESRLVDQERAKDSSSGSLEEGAMEADSSPNKVSEDIVKCLSNILMRMVSTLKDRAVESGSSQLSFFARLANKDIEFLDPYGTPLDFKNRDVGPYKHLCSIDASSIDISRTTNALFLIHKLKFLLGKLASVNLEGLNHQQKLAFWINTYNSCIMNAFLEHGVPETPEMVVALMQKATITVGGHLLNAITIEHFILRLPYHLKFTCPKAAKNDEMRARSKFGLEWSEPLVTFALSCGSWSSPAVRVYSASQVEEELEAAKRDYLQATVGISKTNKVIIPKLLDWYLLDFAKDMDSMLDWVCLQLPKETRNEAMKCLDERKGREPLSQLVQITPYDFSFRLLLHR; translated from the exons ATGGAGACTCAGGGGAGAAGAGTGGTCATTCGTTCTGAGAAAACTCTAACCAATAGAAGAAGAATAAACAAGGAGAGGAAAATGGCCTTGTTACAAGAT GTTGATaaattgaagaagaagcttAGACATGAAGAGAATGTTCATAGAGCTTTGGAAAGGGCCTTCACAAGACCTTTAGGAGCCTTACCTCGTCTTCCTCCATATCTTCCTTCATCT ACATTAGAGCTTCTTGCTGAAGTAGCTGTTTTAGAAGAGGAAGTTGTAAGGCTTGAAGAACAAGTTGTGAATTTTAGACAAGGTCTTTATCAAGAAGCTGTGTATGTATGTTCAAAGAGGAATGTGGAAAATTCAAGTGATTCTTCTTCTATGGATCAAACCACTCCTGTTAGAAATGCTAAGCATCATAGGTCGAAATCTATGTCTCAATTCGATTTCAATTCAGCAACTTCTTcaccagcagcagcagcagcagccaGGTCTCAACAACCTTCCCTTTGTAGAACTACATCAAGTAGAAAGTTACTCCCCAATGATGCCATCTCAGTCAGATCAGGAGGTTGTTCTGCTAGTACTAGTACTACTAGGCAAGGGCAAGGGCaagctaataataataatggaaaGCTTAGTACTCGAAAACTCGAACCAATTCCATCCATTTCAGAAGatggaagaggaaaagagaatagGTTATGGTCAAACTTTGTAAGAGCATCCCCTGAAAAGAAAGTTGATCATAAACCATCTCCTGATAAGAGAAATACTAAAATGGTGGTAACCCCAGTTAAGAAACCACCAATGAAGCAAGAGCCAAAGGACAAGACTACTACTCCTGATCAATTCAAGTTGCAG CTAGAATCCAGATTGGTAGACCAGGAAAGAGCTAAAGACAGTTCATCTGGATCTTTAGAAGAGGGAGCAATGGAAGCTGACTCTTCTCCTAATAAAGTATCTGAGGATATTGTCAAGTGCTTATCTAACATTTTGATGAGAATGGTGAGCACACTGAAGGACAGAGCAGTTGAATCAGGGAGTTCTCAGTTGTCATTTTTCGCTCGGTTAGCAAACAAGGACATCGAGTTTCTAGATCCTTATGGTACACCTTTGGATTTCAAAAATAGAGATGTTGGTCCATACAAACATCTTTGTTCTATCGATGCTAGTTCGATTGATATCAGCCGAACAACCAATGCATTGTTCTTGATACACAAACTGAA GTTTCTACTTGGGAAACTTGCTTCTGTGAACTTAGAAGGTCTCAACCATCAACAAAAGCTTGCATTTTGGATTAACACTTATAATTCTTGCATTATGAAT GCATTTTTGGAGCACGGTGTACCTGAGACTCCGGAAATGGTTGTTGCACTAATGCAGAAG GCAACAATAACTGTTGGTGGGCATTTACTTAATGCAATTACAATTGAGCATTTCATCTTGAGATTACCTTACCACTTGAAATTT ACCTGTCCAAAAGCTGCAAAGAACGATGAGATGAGAGCTCGAAGCAAATTCGGATTGGAATGGTCAGAGCCATTGGTTACATTTGCACTCTCTTGTGGAAGTTGGTCCTCTCCTGCA GTGAGAGTGTACTCTGCTTCTCAAGTGGAAGAGGAGTTGGAAGCAGCAAAAAGAGATTATCTACAAGCAACAGTTGGTATctcaaaaacaaacaaagtaaTCATACCAAAATTATTGGATTGGTATCTTCTTGACTTTGCCAAAGATATGGATTCAATGCTTGATTGGGTATGTCTACAACTACCAAAAGAAACAAGGAATGAAGCTATGAAATGCCTTGATGAGAGGAAAGGAAGAGAACCACTTTCACAATTGGTTCAAATAACACCTTATGATTTCAGTTTCAGGCTGCTATTGCACCGCTGA
- the LOC115714193 gene encoding uncharacterized protein LOC115714193 isoform X1, producing MKTSVRTNLQAMKAASSNHIDKEKMETQGRRVVIRSEKTLTNRRRINKERKMALLQDVDKLKKKLRHEENVHRALERAFTRPLGALPRLPPYLPSSTLELLAEVAVLEEEVVRLEEQVVNFRQGLYQEAVYVCSKRNVENSSDSSSMDQTTPVRNAKHHRSKSMSQFDFNSATSSPAAAAAARSQQPSLCRTTSSRKLLPNDAISVRSGGCSASTSTTRQGQGQANNNNGKLSTRKLEPIPSISEDGRGKENRLWSNFVRASPEKKVDHKPSPDKRNTKMVVTPVKKPPMKQEPKDKTTTPDQFKLQLESRLVDQERAKDSSSGSLEEGAMEADSSPNKVSEDIVKCLSNILMRMVSTLKDRAVESGSSQLSFFARLANKDIEFLDPYGTPLDFKNRDVGPYKHLCSIDASSIDISRTTNALFLIHKLKFLLGKLASVNLEGLNHQQKLAFWINTYNSCIMNAFLEHGVPETPEMVVALMQKATITVGGHLLNAITIEHFILRLPYHLKFTCPKAAKNDEMRARSKFGLEWSEPLVTFALSCGSWSSPAVRVYSASQVEEELEAAKRDYLQATVGISKTNKVIIPKLLDWYLLDFAKDMDSMLDWVCLQLPKETRNEAMKCLDERKGREPLSQLVQITPYDFSFRLLLHR from the exons ATGAAAACCAGTGTAAGGACTAATCTTCAGGCCAtgaaagctgcttcttcaaatcATATTGATAAA GAGAAGATGGAGACTCAGGGGAGAAGAGTGGTCATTCGTTCTGAGAAAACTCTAACCAATAGAAGAAGAATAAACAAGGAGAGGAAAATGGCCTTGTTACAAGAT GTTGATaaattgaagaagaagcttAGACATGAAGAGAATGTTCATAGAGCTTTGGAAAGGGCCTTCACAAGACCTTTAGGAGCCTTACCTCGTCTTCCTCCATATCTTCCTTCATCT ACATTAGAGCTTCTTGCTGAAGTAGCTGTTTTAGAAGAGGAAGTTGTAAGGCTTGAAGAACAAGTTGTGAATTTTAGACAAGGTCTTTATCAAGAAGCTGTGTATGTATGTTCAAAGAGGAATGTGGAAAATTCAAGTGATTCTTCTTCTATGGATCAAACCACTCCTGTTAGAAATGCTAAGCATCATAGGTCGAAATCTATGTCTCAATTCGATTTCAATTCAGCAACTTCTTcaccagcagcagcagcagcagccaGGTCTCAACAACCTTCCCTTTGTAGAACTACATCAAGTAGAAAGTTACTCCCCAATGATGCCATCTCAGTCAGATCAGGAGGTTGTTCTGCTAGTACTAGTACTACTAGGCAAGGGCAAGGGCaagctaataataataatggaaaGCTTAGTACTCGAAAACTCGAACCAATTCCATCCATTTCAGAAGatggaagaggaaaagagaatagGTTATGGTCAAACTTTGTAAGAGCATCCCCTGAAAAGAAAGTTGATCATAAACCATCTCCTGATAAGAGAAATACTAAAATGGTGGTAACCCCAGTTAAGAAACCACCAATGAAGCAAGAGCCAAAGGACAAGACTACTACTCCTGATCAATTCAAGTTGCAG CTAGAATCCAGATTGGTAGACCAGGAAAGAGCTAAAGACAGTTCATCTGGATCTTTAGAAGAGGGAGCAATGGAAGCTGACTCTTCTCCTAATAAAGTATCTGAGGATATTGTCAAGTGCTTATCTAACATTTTGATGAGAATGGTGAGCACACTGAAGGACAGAGCAGTTGAATCAGGGAGTTCTCAGTTGTCATTTTTCGCTCGGTTAGCAAACAAGGACATCGAGTTTCTAGATCCTTATGGTACACCTTTGGATTTCAAAAATAGAGATGTTGGTCCATACAAACATCTTTGTTCTATCGATGCTAGTTCGATTGATATCAGCCGAACAACCAATGCATTGTTCTTGATACACAAACTGAA GTTTCTACTTGGGAAACTTGCTTCTGTGAACTTAGAAGGTCTCAACCATCAACAAAAGCTTGCATTTTGGATTAACACTTATAATTCTTGCATTATGAAT GCATTTTTGGAGCACGGTGTACCTGAGACTCCGGAAATGGTTGTTGCACTAATGCAGAAG GCAACAATAACTGTTGGTGGGCATTTACTTAATGCAATTACAATTGAGCATTTCATCTTGAGATTACCTTACCACTTGAAATTT ACCTGTCCAAAAGCTGCAAAGAACGATGAGATGAGAGCTCGAAGCAAATTCGGATTGGAATGGTCAGAGCCATTGGTTACATTTGCACTCTCTTGTGGAAGTTGGTCCTCTCCTGCA GTGAGAGTGTACTCTGCTTCTCAAGTGGAAGAGGAGTTGGAAGCAGCAAAAAGAGATTATCTACAAGCAACAGTTGGTATctcaaaaacaaacaaagtaaTCATACCAAAATTATTGGATTGGTATCTTCTTGACTTTGCCAAAGATATGGATTCAATGCTTGATTGGGTATGTCTACAACTACCAAAAGAAACAAGGAATGAAGCTATGAAATGCCTTGATGAGAGGAAAGGAAGAGAACCACTTTCACAATTGGTTCAAATAACACCTTATGATTTCAGTTTCAGGCTGCTATTGCACCGCTGA